From the Oceanobacillus kimchii X50 genome, the window AGTACCCTTCCTGCTATAAGCTTAGAAGGGTACTTTTATTCTAAATGACGCAATTATGGTATAACCACCTTCAACCAATTATATTTTCCAGCCACCTAAGGAGGAATCACAATGATCCAAGGAAGTTATCGTGAAACATGGACAGAAGTATCTTTAGATGCCATCTATCATAATGTAACAGCATTTAAAAATCATATCGATCATCATACAAAGCTAATGGCAGTTGTAAAAGCTGATGGATACGGGCACGGTGCTGTAGAGGTTGCACAAGAGTCTTTAAAAGCTGGTGCGGATTATTTGGCTGTTGCAATCTTAGACGAAGCTATCCAACTAAGAGATTCAGGAATTGATACTCCGCTACTTGTTCTAGGATACACTCACCCCGATGGTTTAAGAACAGCAATCGAGCAACAGATTTCACTCACTGTTTTCACAAAAGAAGGTGCAGAACAAGTGAAAATAGCTGCTGAGTCTCTACAAATGACAGCCCGTGTACACCTTAAAATCGAATCTGGCATGAATCGTATTGGCATTGCTACGAAAGAAGAAGCTGTCGATGTAGCAAAAACACTTCATTCTTCTTTTGTCATACTTGAGGGTGCATTTACTCATTTTGCGGATGCGGACAATACAGATCCCGCGTATACAGAGATGCAGTTTCACCGTTTTAATCAGATTATTTCTTATTTAAGAACCTATTGCCATATTCCTATCGTCCATTGCTGTAATACAGCTGGGACAATTGCTTATCCAGATATGCATTTAGATATGGTTCGTGTTGGTATCGGCTTGTATGGATTATATCCAGAAACACACTTGAAAGAATTGATAGATTTAAAACAAGCAATGAGTTTAAAGACAAAACCTGTTTATGTTAAAACGGTTGATAAGGACACAGCAATTAGTTATGGTCTTACCTTTACGACAGAGCGTAAAAGCGTCATTGCAACAATGCCAATTGGTTATGCAGATGGATTTTCTCGTCTACTTTCTAACCGTGGAAATGTTGTCATAAATGGTGAACATGCTCCTATCGTCGGAAGAATTTGCATGGATCAATCTATGATAGATGTTACTGACATAGTGGAGGATGTTAGTCTAAATGATGTAATTACTATTTTTGGTGAACCTTCAGAAGGGTATATCGCGATGGAAGAAGTAGCCAATCTAATGGGGACGATACATTATGAAACAGCATGCCTAATTGGAAAGCGTGTTCCACGTATATATATGAGCCACAATGAAGTGGTCAATTATAGGGGATTAATGAAGAAAGAAATTGTTACGTCCTAGTTTCTAGGTACACAATATATTTTAAGATAGGCGGGTACTCCTTAGTATCGTTTCAGCCCGTGCTATTCCCACTGGAGTCTCCGCCTTTTCTTGCATTTTTATCCATTGCATTTTTTAACCACCAGGCATCATTCATAGTTATTTGTCATTGACAATACCATAACAGTATAAATCATGGAAAGTACCATCTTTATAAATATGGTCTTTTTGTGT encodes:
- the alr gene encoding alanine racemase, with translation MIQGSYRETWTEVSLDAIYHNVTAFKNHIDHHTKLMAVVKADGYGHGAVEVAQESLKAGADYLAVAILDEAIQLRDSGIDTPLLVLGYTHPDGLRTAIEQQISLTVFTKEGAEQVKIAAESLQMTARVHLKIESGMNRIGIATKEEAVDVAKTLHSSFVILEGAFTHFADADNTDPAYTEMQFHRFNQIISYLRTYCHIPIVHCCNTAGTIAYPDMHLDMVRVGIGLYGLYPETHLKELIDLKQAMSLKTKPVYVKTVDKDTAISYGLTFTTERKSVIATMPIGYADGFSRLLSNRGNVVINGEHAPIVGRICMDQSMIDVTDIVEDVSLNDVITIFGEPSEGYIAMEEVANLMGTIHYETACLIGKRVPRIYMSHNEVVNYRGLMKKEIVTS